In Ectothiorhodosinus mongolicus, one DNA window encodes the following:
- a CDS encoding agmatine deiminase family protein, which yields MNTRFFPAEWAPQEAVMLTWPHSGNDWSAQLGEVEPVFVAIATEVLKRQGLLVTCRDATHAQHIRALLQTVGANVSQLRLGLADSNDVWARDHGPISVVGNGQPTLLDFQFNGWGNKYRHDRDNRITEQLHAQGLLAPRERISVPLVLEGGGIETDGQGTLLTTRSCLLARSRNPDLSQAQLEAQLAETLGIDRLLWLSHGHLAGDDTDGHIDTLARFCDPQTIAYVHCDDPSDAHYPELLAMQAELGSFCQKNGQPYHLIPLPLPQPQHDASGKRLPATHANFLIINDAVLVPTYADAADAIALDRLAEAFPNREIVGIDCRALIQQYGSLHCVTMQIPL from the coding sequence ATGAACACCCGTTTTTTCCCTGCAGAATGGGCGCCGCAAGAGGCGGTCATGCTAACTTGGCCGCACAGCGGCAACGACTGGTCAGCGCAGCTGGGTGAAGTCGAGCCCGTGTTTGTGGCGATCGCCACGGAAGTGTTGAAGCGTCAAGGGTTGCTGGTGACCTGCCGGGATGCAACACATGCCCAGCACATCCGCGCTCTGCTGCAGACTGTTGGTGCCAACGTAAGCCAACTGCGCCTGGGTCTAGCCGATTCCAATGATGTCTGGGCCAGAGACCATGGTCCGATTAGTGTGGTCGGCAACGGCCAGCCGACTTTGTTGGATTTTCAATTCAATGGCTGGGGCAATAAATATCGTCATGATCGAGATAATCGGATCACTGAGCAGCTGCATGCTCAGGGATTGCTTGCTCCCCGTGAGCGCATTTCCGTGCCGCTGGTGCTGGAGGGCGGCGGTATTGAAACCGACGGGCAAGGCACATTATTAACCACGCGCTCGTGTCTATTAGCCCGTAGCCGCAATCCCGATCTGAGTCAGGCGCAACTCGAAGCGCAGCTGGCTGAAACCTTGGGAATCGATCGCCTGTTGTGGTTAAGCCATGGGCATTTGGCAGGGGATGACACCGATGGCCACATCGACACACTGGCGCGTTTTTGCGATCCACAAACGATTGCCTACGTGCACTGTGATGATCCCAGCGATGCCCATTATCCCGAGCTGTTGGCGATGCAGGCCGAACTAGGGAGCTTTTGTCAAAAAAACGGCCAGCCCTATCATTTAATCCCACTGCCGTTGCCTCAGCCCCAACATGACGCCAGCGGCAAACGCTTGCCGGCAACCCATGCCAATTTTTTGATTATCAATGACGCGGTGTTAGTCCCAACCTATGCCGATGCGGCCGATGCCATTGCCCTAGATCGCTTGGCAGAAGCATTCCCAAACCGTGAAATTGTGGGCATCGACTGCCGTGCTTTGATTCAGCAATATGGCAGCCTGCATTGCGTTACCATGCAAATACCCCTTTAA
- a CDS encoding AAA family ATPase translates to MHAHQTLITALHNPDCYPHPVASVEKVETHISTVLLAGDFAYKIKKPLNLGFLDFTTLEQRKTCCDEELRLNSRLAPDIYLDVIAITGSPNAPQFNGSGEAFEYAVRMRRFDTQQTLDRLQAASGIDLALMDAIADGMAAFHETAAKSHPELPHGHPTQVMQPMRDNFTQTAPLLRDPQRLEQLERLRVWTEATYAELEPVLAARQAAGFVRECHGDLHLGNIALIAGQPVPFDGIEFNADMRWIDVISEMGFLTMDLQARGMPQHAWRVLNAWLSRSGDYQGLVLLNFYQVYRAMVRAKVTGIRLSQDDLDPQTRATLEGQVYAYLDLAERFTEPRQPALLIMHGLSGSGKTHISQQLLQELGLIRLRSDTERKRLAGVPAEQSAASEPGTGLYSESQNARTYAQLEQLTDSVLDAGFDVIVDATFSRFADRQRFFQLAQGKAYGFGILECQASVETLRARIEKRQAEGHDASDADLRVLEKQLQNATPFQADEPILIIDSQQPLDLEAITQLMGGKQR, encoded by the coding sequence GTGCACGCTCATCAAACCCTGATTACCGCTTTACATAACCCCGATTGTTATCCGCATCCCGTCGCATCGGTGGAAAAAGTTGAGACCCATATCTCCACCGTACTTTTGGCGGGTGATTTCGCCTACAAAATCAAAAAACCTTTGAATCTGGGATTTTTGGACTTCACCACTTTAGAACAGCGCAAAACCTGTTGTGACGAAGAGCTGCGCTTAAATAGCCGACTGGCACCAGATATCTATTTAGACGTCATCGCCATCACCGGCAGTCCCAATGCACCACAATTTAATGGTTCGGGCGAGGCCTTTGAATATGCCGTGCGCATGCGCCGCTTTGATACCCAACAGACCTTGGATCGATTGCAGGCGGCGAGCGGCATAGATTTAGCTCTGATGGATGCCATTGCCGATGGCATGGCAGCGTTTCATGAGACCGCCGCCAAAAGCCACCCTGAGCTACCCCATGGCCACCCGACACAAGTGATGCAGCCGATGCGGGATAACTTCACGCAAACTGCGCCTCTACTCAGAGATCCGCAACGTCTCGAGCAGCTAGAGCGTCTGCGTGTTTGGACTGAAGCCACGTACGCTGAACTTGAACCCGTGCTGGCAGCGCGGCAGGCGGCGGGTTTTGTGCGGGAATGTCATGGGGATTTGCATTTAGGCAATATCGCCCTAATTGCTGGCCAGCCCGTGCCTTTTGACGGTATCGAGTTCAATGCCGATATGCGCTGGATTGATGTCATCAGCGAGATGGGCTTTTTGACCATGGATTTGCAGGCACGCGGCATGCCACAGCATGCCTGGCGTGTATTAAATGCTTGGTTGAGTCGCAGCGGCGACTATCAAGGCTTAGTCTTGTTGAATTTTTATCAAGTCTACCGTGCCATGGTGCGAGCCAAGGTCACCGGCATCCGCCTGTCTCAAGATGATCTTGACCCGCAAACCCGTGCGACCTTAGAAGGCCAGGTGTACGCCTATCTGGATCTAGCCGAGCGGTTTACTGAGCCCCGCCAGCCCGCCCTGCTGATCATGCACGGCCTCTCTGGCAGCGGCAAAACCCACATCAGCCAACAATTACTGCAAGAGCTGGGGCTGATTCGCCTGCGTTCCGATACAGAACGCAAACGCCTAGCAGGGGTCCCAGCGGAACAATCCGCCGCCAGCGAACCGGGCACTGGGCTTTATTCAGAGTCGCAAAATGCGCGCACCTACGCTCAGCTAGAGCAGCTCACTGACTCGGTGCTGGATGCTGGCTTTGATGTGATTGTGGATGCCACCTTCTCGCGCTTTGCCGATCGGCAGCGCTTTTTTCAGCTGGCCCAAGGCAAAGCCTATGGCTTTGGGATCTTGGAGTGTCAGGCCAGTGTCGAGACTTTGCGCGCGCGCATTGAGAAGCGCCAGGCTGAGGGTCATGATGCCTCTGATGCCGATCTTCGCGTGCTGGAAAAACAGCTACAAAACGCTACGCCGTTTCAGGCCGATGAACCCATTTTAATAATCGATTCGCAGCAGCCTTTGGACCTAGAGGCGATTACGCAACTGATGGGAGGAAAGCAGCGATGA
- a CDS encoding DUF302 domain-containing protein, whose protein sequence is MKCLGYALLALLMAFTMPLAGAVSPHTDNEHMRVYSVEGDFALYRETLEMAIIDRGIVINNVAYIAPMLERTAADVGGEPLYLHGEALEFCSAQLSRDMMQAAIHHIVFCPYVVAVYETHAEPGVIHIGYRRPPLLGSTEAQQALAAVDALLDEIVREALSF, encoded by the coding sequence ATGAAATGCCTAGGATACGCCTTACTGGCCTTGCTGATGGCTTTCACCATGCCCTTAGCGGGTGCCGTTTCGCCGCATACCGACAATGAACACATGCGGGTTTATAGCGTTGAGGGAGATTTTGCGCTCTACCGCGAAACCTTGGAGATGGCGATTATTGATCGCGGCATCGTCATTAATAACGTCGCCTATATCGCGCCTATGCTGGAGCGGACGGCAGCAGATGTTGGGGGTGAGCCGCTTTATCTGCATGGGGAAGCCTTGGAGTTTTGTAGTGCGCAATTATCTCGGGACATGATGCAAGCAGCGATACACCACATCGTCTTTTGTCCCTATGTGGTGGCCGTGTATGAAACGCATGCCGAGCCGGGCGTGATTCACATCGGCTATCGTCGCCCGCCGCTGCTGGGTAGCACGGAGGCGCAACAAGCCTTGGCCGCGGTGGATGCCTTGCTGGATGAGATAGTACGCGAGGCCCTGAGTTTCTAG
- a CDS encoding nuclear transport factor 2 family protein, which yields MTKDVVNAAERYGVFFAGLKPEDLHQLADFFAEDARFKDPFNDVRGITAVRQVFEHMFAHCPAPRFTVHEIIVQGRTAYFHWQFVDRGPGDRGGLGLNVDGVSRVLFDAKGKVTEHIDYWDAAEHLYARLPVISWLLARIRARISAA from the coding sequence ATGACCAAAGATGTTGTCAACGCAGCCGAGCGCTACGGCGTTTTTTTCGCAGGTCTAAAGCCTGAAGATTTGCATCAGTTAGCGGATTTTTTTGCCGAGGATGCGCGTTTTAAAGATCCGTTTAATGACGTTCGCGGCATCACCGCTGTTCGCCAAGTCTTTGAGCACATGTTCGCGCATTGTCCGGCGCCGCGCTTCACGGTGCATGAGATCATCGTTCAGGGGCGCACGGCCTATTTTCATTGGCAATTTGTGGATCGAGGGCCCGGTGATCGCGGGGGTCTTGGCCTTAATGTCGATGGGGTGAGCCGCGTTCTATTTGATGCCAAGGGCAAGGTCACAGAGCACATCGATTATTGGGATGCGGCTGAGCATTTGTATGCACGCCTGCCGGTGATCAGTTGGCTATTGGCGCGCATTCGAGCGCGCATCAGCGCCGCTTAG
- a CDS encoding SDR family NAD(P)-dependent oxidoreductase yields the protein MQAHAGKTPGLVWLVGASTGIGRALAIELARQGWQVAVSSRRAETLQELVAEQSGIHAFPGDVTDVQGMQALAEQIETGLGPIEMAIFNQGDYEPMGVDAFDVALFRRIMEINYMGVVHGLAAVLPRMRERRRGRIFVTASLAGYRGLPNAAPYGASKAAVINMLESLRPELQAEGIALRVINPGFVKTPMTAKNTFEMPFLIETDAAVKAIMKELDGSHFEIAFPKSFAWIMKTLRVLPDWLFFRLTARMLGR from the coding sequence ATGCAGGCACATGCAGGCAAGACCCCAGGGCTGGTTTGGCTGGTCGGTGCCAGTACCGGCATTGGCCGCGCATTGGCGATTGAGCTGGCGCGTCAAGGCTGGCAAGTGGCGGTGAGCTCCCGGCGTGCTGAGACGCTGCAGGAGCTGGTCGCTGAGCAGTCGGGTATCCATGCTTTCCCGGGTGATGTCACTGACGTCCAGGGTATGCAAGCCTTAGCCGAACAAATTGAGACAGGCCTAGGGCCTATCGAGATGGCAATTTTCAATCAAGGCGATTACGAGCCGATGGGTGTGGATGCCTTCGATGTGGCTTTGTTTCGGCGCATTATGGAGATCAATTACATGGGCGTGGTTCATGGTTTGGCGGCGGTGCTGCCGCGCATGCGTGAACGTCGGCGCGGGCGGATTTTCGTCACGGCCAGCTTGGCGGGATACCGCGGCTTGCCCAATGCCGCGCCTTACGGCGCCTCCAAGGCGGCCGTGATTAATATGCTGGAGTCATTGCGCCCTGAGTTGCAGGCTGAAGGTATTGCTTTAAGAGTGATCAATCCCGGCTTTGTTAAAACCCCCATGACCGCCAAAAACACCTTCGAAATGCCTTTTTTGATTGAGACGGATGCAGCGGTAAAAGCCATTATGAAAGAGCTGGATGGCAGCCATTTTGAAATCGCTTTTCCCAAATCGTTTGCTTGGATAATGAAAACCTTGCGCGTGCTGCCCGACTGGCTATTTTTTCGCCTTACGGCTCGGATGCTGGGTCGATGA
- a CDS encoding cryptochrome/photolyase family protein produces MSSSSTALVWLRRDLRLADNPALQHALSVAETVIPVYIHAPHEEAPWEPGAASLWWLHHSLGALSNDLQRLGSRLIIRSGSTPECLESLLAETGATQLYWNRLYEPAVIKRDQQIKQQLRDQSIEVQSFNSALLFEPWEITNKAGQPCKVFTPFWKTCCAQGVHRLPLPTPETLPAVDPELTSIPLAALGLLPTLDWDTGLASSWQVGEQGAHEALESFIDGAMHAYKEDRNRPDLAGTSKLSPHLHFGEISPLQVHSACMRAVAEGRYPGEDRHLLHFLSEIGWREFSYHLLYHFPQTPESPLDTRFERFPWPKTDPEQLRAWQKGQTGIPIVDAAMRELWHTGWMHNRVRMVVASLLSKNLQIHWLEGARWFWDTLVDADLANNTQGWQWTAGCGADAAPYFRIFNPVLQGERFDPQGKYVRQWVPEIAGLPDNYLQKPWEAPAEVLAAAKINLGRTYPHPILDLGETRQSALQAFSAIKQPPVAS; encoded by the coding sequence ATGTCCTCTTCCTCGACTGCCCTTGTTTGGCTGCGCCGCGATTTGCGCTTGGCCGATAACCCCGCTTTGCAGCATGCTTTAAGCGTCGCTGAAACGGTTATTCCGGTGTACATCCATGCCCCACATGAAGAAGCACCCTGGGAACCCGGGGCGGCCAGCTTATGGTGGCTACATCATAGTTTAGGCGCTCTATCAAACGATCTACAGCGCTTAGGCAGCCGCCTTATCATCCGTTCGGGCAGCACCCCAGAATGCCTAGAAAGCTTGTTGGCTGAAACCGGGGCAACTCAGCTGTATTGGAATCGGCTATATGAACCCGCAGTCATCAAGCGGGACCAACAGATCAAGCAGCAGCTGCGGGATCAAAGCATAGAGGTACAAAGTTTTAATAGCGCCCTACTGTTTGAACCCTGGGAGATTACCAATAAAGCCGGACAGCCCTGCAAAGTATTCACACCGTTTTGGAAAACCTGCTGCGCTCAGGGTGTGCACCGCTTACCCCTGCCTACACCAGAGACACTACCCGCGGTAGATCCTGAGCTGACCAGCATACCGCTAGCGGCTTTGGGGCTGCTGCCCACGCTTGACTGGGACACCGGTTTGGCGAGTTCTTGGCAGGTTGGTGAACAGGGCGCGCATGAGGCTTTGGAAAGCTTCATCGACGGCGCCATGCATGCCTATAAGGAAGATCGCAATCGCCCTGATTTGGCTGGCACCTCCAAGCTATCGCCGCATCTGCATTTTGGGGAGATCAGCCCCCTGCAGGTCCATAGCGCCTGTATGCGCGCGGTCGCGGAGGGACGCTATCCGGGTGAAGATAGGCATTTGCTGCATTTTCTCAGTGAGATTGGCTGGCGCGAATTTTCTTATCACCTGCTGTATCACTTCCCGCAGACACCCGAGAGTCCCTTAGATACGCGGTTTGAGCGATTCCCTTGGCCCAAGACCGATCCCGAACAGCTGCGCGCTTGGCAAAAAGGACAAACGGGGATACCGATCGTCGATGCGGCCATGCGCGAGTTGTGGCACACGGGCTGGATGCATAATCGCGTGCGTATGGTGGTCGCTTCGCTGTTGAGCAAAAACCTGCAAATTCATTGGTTGGAGGGCGCGCGCTGGTTTTGGGATACCTTGGTGGATGCCGATCTGGCGAACAACACGCAGGGATGGCAATGGACCGCTGGCTGCGGTGCTGACGCGGCGCCCTACTTCCGTATTTTTAATCCCGTTTTGCAGGGTGAGCGTTTCGATCCCCAAGGCAAATATGTGCGCCAATGGGTGCCGGAAATTGCCGGCCTGCCTGATAATTATCTCCAAAAACCCTGGGAAGCTCCGGCTGAGGTATTGGCCGCAGCCAAAATTAATTTAGGACGAACCTATCCGCATCCGATACTGGATCTTGGAGAAACTCGCCAATCAGCGCTGCAAGCCTTTTCAGCGATTAAACAGCCGCCTGTGGCATCATGA
- a CDS encoding NAD(P)/FAD-dependent oxidoreductase yields the protein MSSKRIAVIGGGISGLASAWLLAQKYDVTLFEKNDYIGGHTNTVEVDGDQGPIGVDTGFMVFNHRNYPNLKALFAHLGVASQPTDMSFSASINQGQLEYAGSDLNTLFGQRRNLLRPRFLRMLRDILRFNREGKRLVGLDIVPSITLGGHLLKEGYGAGFRDDYLLPMAAAIWSCPTHRMLDFPLGSFLRFFTNHGLLDLTGRPQWHTVKGGSREYVRQMLKALPERAHINSPVVQVRRENEGVVVRTESGDEAHFDQAVLGCHADQSLQMLEAPSDLERSILGAVSFQPNRAILHTDATLMPKLRRVWASWNYLASQSQESQPASAVSVTYWMNSLQSLAQSKDYFVSLNPLQDPRAETVIREISYRHPVFDQRAMDAQQKLSLIQGKNRLWFCGAWTGYGFHEDGLKSALAVARGLEVSPPWSQEASPVMAPPVELGVLKGAQAT from the coding sequence ATGTCGTCTAAGCGTATTGCCGTGATTGGTGGGGGAATTTCGGGTCTGGCCAGTGCGTGGCTGCTGGCCCAGAAATACGATGTCACCTTATTTGAAAAAAATGACTATATCGGCGGACATACCAACACCGTTGAGGTGGATGGTGATCAGGGCCCCATCGGCGTGGATACCGGCTTCATGGTGTTTAATCACCGCAACTATCCCAATCTTAAGGCCTTGTTTGCACATTTGGGTGTGGCTTCACAGCCCACTGATATGTCCTTCTCGGCGTCGATTAATCAAGGGCAACTTGAATACGCTGGCTCTGACTTAAATACCTTATTTGGACAGCGGCGGAACCTATTAAGACCGCGCTTTCTGCGGATGCTGCGCGATATTTTGCGCTTTAACCGCGAAGGCAAACGCTTGGTGGGTTTGGATATTGTGCCCAGCATCACCTTGGGCGGGCATTTGCTCAAAGAAGGTTATGGCGCTGGGTTTCGCGATGATTATTTGTTGCCGATGGCGGCGGCTATTTGGTCCTGCCCCACGCATCGCATGTTGGATTTTCCCTTGGGGTCGTTCTTGCGGTTCTTCACCAACCATGGACTCTTGGATCTAACTGGAAGACCACAGTGGCATACCGTCAAAGGCGGCAGTCGTGAATATGTCCGGCAAATGCTCAAAGCGCTTCCTGAGCGCGCGCACATCAACAGCCCCGTGGTACAAGTGCGCCGCGAGAATGAAGGGGTGGTAGTGCGCACCGAGTCAGGTGATGAGGCGCATTTTGATCAAGCCGTCTTGGGCTGCCATGCCGATCAATCTTTGCAGATGCTCGAGGCGCCTTCAGACCTGGAGCGCAGTATATTGGGCGCGGTGAGTTTTCAGCCCAACCGTGCCATTTTGCACACCGATGCGACGTTAATGCCTAAGCTTCGCCGCGTCTGGGCTTCATGGAATTACCTGGCGAGTCAAAGTCAGGAGAGTCAACCCGCATCGGCTGTATCCGTGACCTACTGGATGAACAGTTTGCAATCCTTAGCGCAAAGCAAAGACTACTTTGTCAGCCTAAATCCGCTTCAAGATCCAAGGGCAGAGACCGTTATTCGCGAAATCAGTTATCGCCATCCGGTGTTTGATCAACGGGCGATGGATGCACAGCAGAAATTGTCTCTGATTCAAGGCAAAAATCGCCTTTGGTTTTGTGGTGCTTGGACCGGCTATGGCTTTCATGAGGATGGCCTTAAATCCGCATTGGCGGTAGCCCGCGGCCTAGAGGTAAGCCCGCCCTGGTCACAAGAAGCCAGCCCTGTGATGGCACCACCGGTCGAACTGGGCGTATTAAAAGGAGCCCAGGCGACGTGA
- a CDS encoding DUF1365 domain-containing protein has translation MSILDINDGWLYQSQVMHRRVFPVQYQFVYRVFSLLVDIDRIPELTQRLKLLSFNRFNLLSLYTKDHGPRDGTPWRTWIDAYLGEQGIDLEGGRVFLLCFPRVLGYTFNPLSLWYCHHQDGSLRAIICEVRNTLGDCHHYTLHNDGKPLHWPVVAGEDKRFYVSPFIDMDAHYDFRLAEPSERLSVLIRESQKDEIMLVASQTGNQRPLCDSQLARLSFRLPLLGFKIIGGIHWWALKIWLMGGKYHKKRGTTP, from the coding sequence GTGAGCATTCTGGATATCAATGACGGTTGGCTGTATCAAAGCCAAGTCATGCACCGCCGCGTCTTCCCGGTGCAGTACCAGTTTGTCTATCGCGTGTTCAGCCTGCTGGTGGATATCGACCGAATTCCGGAGTTGACTCAACGCCTGAAGCTACTCTCGTTCAATCGCTTTAATTTGCTGAGTCTTTATACCAAGGACCATGGACCGCGCGATGGCACGCCGTGGCGGACCTGGATCGATGCCTATCTCGGTGAGCAAGGCATCGACCTTGAGGGCGGTCGCGTGTTTTTGCTGTGCTTTCCCCGCGTGCTGGGCTACACATTCAACCCCTTAAGTCTTTGGTATTGCCATCATCAGGACGGCAGCTTGCGCGCCATTATTTGTGAGGTTCGCAACACATTAGGAGATTGCCATCACTATACCCTGCACAATGACGGTAAACCCCTGCACTGGCCGGTGGTGGCCGGCGAGGACAAACGCTTTTATGTGTCACCTTTTATCGATATGGACGCCCATTATGACTTCCGTTTGGCGGAACCTTCGGAGCGCCTGAGTGTCTTAATTCGTGAATCCCAAAAGGATGAGATTATGCTGGTCGCTAGCCAAACTGGGAATCAACGCCCCTTGTGCGATAGCCAACTGGCACGTTTAAGCTTTCGCCTACCCTTGCTCGGCTTTAAGATCATCGGTGGCATTCACTGGTGGGCCCTGAAGATCTGGCTGATGGGCGGTAAGTACCACAAAAAACGGGGTACGACCCCGTGA